In a genomic window of Streptococcus mitis NCTC 12261:
- a CDS encoding IreB family regulatory phosphoprotein, whose product MGFTEETVRFKLDDSNKKEISETLTDVYASLNDKGYNPINQIVGYVLSGDPAYVPRYNNARNQIRKYERDEIVEELVRYYLKGQGVDL is encoded by the coding sequence ATGGGATTTACTGAAGAAACAGTACGTTTTAAATTGGACGATTCCAATAAAAAAGAAATTAGCGAAACTCTGACTGATGTTTATGCTTCGTTGAACGATAAGGGTTATAACCCGATTAACCAAATCGTAGGTTACGTATTGAGTGGAGACCCTGCCTACGTTCCTCGTTATAATAATGCACGAAATCAAATCCGTAAGTATGAGCGCGATGAAATCGTTGAAGAATTGGTCCGCTACTACCTTAAAGGACAAGGAGTCGATCTATAA